The genomic window TAAAAAACGTAAAATTTTGATAAGTTGCGACGTAAAGTTTTTAAATGAGAAGTTTTATAAGCAAATTGACGAAAAGTCAGATAAAATAGAAATTACACACATCAGTAAACGTTGATGGTATCGAAGATAAAGAATCTTTTGAAGAATCTGAAAACGAACGCGAAAACGAAGATACATCGAAAAATGGTAGAGGTAGACCTAAACTACATAGAACGGGAAAGCGGGGTCGACCGAAGAAAATATACCAGCTATCGACGAATACCaaaaataaagaacaatgaatcaGACTCTAATGTTGAATACGAGGATTGCGAATTTGCCAACTTAGCTATGGCCAATGATCCCGAAACGATCAACGAAGCAATAAATGGCGAAGAAGGTTCCTTATGGCTCCAAGCCCTCGAAAACGAATTTATGGCACAGTTACTTAATAAGACATGGGACAACGACCTGCTCTACGAAAAATAATTGGCAATCGATTTGTTTTCCGAACAAAGGAAGGAAATGTAAAGAAAGCACGTCTAGTGGCAAAAGGCTGCTCACAACGTCCAGGAGAGGATTACAACGTTACTTTTTCGCCAGTTACGCGACTGACATCAATCAGGATGATGGCAGCTTTAGCGAAAGAATGGATTCTGGAAATTCATCAAATGGATGTAATAACAGCGTATCTAAACGGCGATTTAGAGCAAGACGTATTTATGGAAATCCCACAATTTTTAAGTAATATCCTCAAAAAGGTAATGTCAGGTAAGCATCTAAATGTTGATGAAGCAAAGGCTAAAATTATTAGAAACACTGCTAAAGAGTGGACAAATTCGTAAATTGTGCAAATCCTGTGTGTAGATTACGAAAATCTTTATATGGTTTACGACAATCTGGCTTCTAATGGTACCAAAAACTAACTAAAAAATTACgcgaaatgggttttaaagcatCTGCGTGCGATCCATGCTTTTTCATTATGAAGAAAGATTCAAAAACTATGCTAATGTCAATTTATGTTGATGATTTATTAATAGCCACAGACGATAAAATATGGCTTCAAGAAGTTAAAAACTCTCTTGCTAAAAGTTTTGAGATGAAAGACCTAGGTCCAGTCAAAACATGTTTCGGCATAAATTTCAACCAAGATCTTAAGAGAAATACTTTATACTTAAATCAAAGTGAATATGCAGAaggaattttaaagaaatttcgaATGCAGGACTGTAAACCAGTTAAAACACCATTGGAATTAAACCAGAAACTGGAAAAACCGGCAAAACCTGATATAACCGAAATGGAAAAATACCCGTATCAAAGTTTGATCGGAGCTTTATTATATCTCGCTGTGACGACAAGACCTGATATTGCTTTCGCTGTCAATTTCTTAAGCCAGTTCAATTCTAATTATAACTCCGAGCATTGGCAGTCAGCCAAACGAGTACTAAGATACCTGAAAGGCACTTTGCACTATGGCCTAACTTACAAGAAAACACAAGCTGAAATGTATGCAGCAGCAGATGTCGATTGGGGCGCAAATCAAACAGACAGGCGTTCGTACTCCGGTTACGTTTTTATATTAGCTGGAGGTGCAATATCATGGGAAGCACGTAAGCAGAAGACAGTATCCCTATCTAGCACTGAATCCGAGTACATAGCTCTAAGTGAAGCAACGAGAGAGGCGATATACCTTCGAGAAATGCTAAATGAAATCGGAATGCAACAAAAAACCATACAAATATACAACGACAGTCAAAGCGCCCAAAAATTAGTAGAAAGCGTTGCATATCATTCACGTACAAAACACATAGACGTTCGTCATCATTTCATTCGTGACAGAGTTCGAGACGGAGATATCGTTTTAAAATAAATGCGAACCGAAGACATGCCGGCTGATGTTTTAACAAAGGGACTACCTGCGGTAAAACACTACACATGCATCAATAGCATGGGCGTATCGGATGGGAATTTTGAATAATATTGCACTCTTAATCCTTCGAGGGGAGGTGTTGGAGAGTACGAAGCTCATCGAGTGCAACCCTGTAAAATATACATTCCTCACTACTTAATAATACATAAATGTACATGAGCATTAATATTGCAACCCTATTTTGATTTGTGAATtactctttaacttcctgttcttttccaatcttcttgaaataaaGTACGTAAGAAATCACAGtttcggatctttttttttttaatttgtttttaaatgtacttttcggaaaaaatacaaaagatttttaaagtttttttttattttttcagtttttcgagatttttcgaatttcgccatttttttttctcataaaaaacttcaatcaattctgcaatcatccccactaatcccggagtgggctgatttttttttatatttttttttatttaattgaaaaaaaatttttcaaaaataaaaatttttttatcaattttatttatataacaaaaaaatgtaagaaaatgatttttaagtattcttttctttatatattatagtaacttacaaaaaaaacttacatgtttactgtgtcagtcattaatcctggtaattttaatcgtagattaccataatatataaagaaaagaatacttaattAGTGTGAGATATCCACAATGAAATGTGAATAATCTGGCAACTCTGTCATTAGAACGTAAGAAACATAGAATGtaagaaagaaaaataatgaaataaaagacACTTGGATTTTAACCTTAAACGCGTGCACACCACTTTCTGCGagtcatatataaatatatacgaaGATATAACAAATTGGCGACGACATGACTCCTAATCCAAGCGATGTGGTCTCAACTTCAAACATCACCTTGTTCCAGTCAGCAAGTATTCCGGAGTTCTCACCAACGCAAATGTCGTGGGACATATGGAAGGAGCGTTTGGAAATTCATTTTTGTGAGGTTAGGTGCACAGATGACAATGCAAAAAAAGTGATTTTATTGAAATCAATTGGTGCGGAGGCATACAGTGTAATACACAGTTTGTGCAGTCCTAGTAGCCCGTCGTCTAAAGCGTACAAAGATTTGTGCGAAATGATGCACACTCAATTTACTCCGCCCACAATAATTTTTCATGAACGCCGAAAATTCCACGTAGCCTGCAGACAAGATGAGGAAACCGTGGCCATGTGGTTTGCTAGAGTAAAGAAATTGGCTCTAAATTGTAAGTTTGGTCCAAACTTAGACGCCTTCGTACTGGATAAATTCATAGTGGGATTACCTAATGAAATTTTTGAGCGAATTTGCGAGGAAGACGAGAAGTTAACCATTGAACAAGCGTTAAGAAAGGCGCTGATCGTCGAAACAAAATTAGCGTCTCGTACCGTGGGAGTAAAAGCTGCAGCACACGAAGATGGTGCCGTAAATTTCGTAAAGAAGTCCGCACATTCAAGACAACAAACAACACGTAGCAGCAGCAATAACAATAAAACAACAGGCAATTCAAATAGTGGAAAGAATAATTCCAACAAAAAGAAACCGTGCTGTCACTGTGGGTGGCGAAACCACGAAGCTTCAGCATGTAAATATAGAGAGAGCAAATGTTACAAATGCGGTAAAACTGGGCACTTGGCATCAGTATGCAAAAGtagacaaaacaagaacaatgCTGTAAACTGTGTATCGGACTCAGATCATTTTTTATATACTGATACTGATAACGATTGTGTTTTTTCTAACTCTATTTTTAGTGTTCAGTGTACGAATAACGCGAGTGGAGCCTACACACTATGCGTTTCAATCAATAATACAAGGGTAGAAGCCGCATGTGACACGGGGGCTCCGTGCACCCTAATTCCGTCATCACTTTAtcaacaaattaaagaaaaatcaatCCTTAGGAAATGTAAAGTTCCGTATGTGGATTACAGCGGCGAGCGGATTGCAATATTGGGTGAGTTTGATGCATTGATCAGATGCAAAGGTAATACCAagatgattgttgttgttgtgaccaAGACGGAAAATCCTCCCTTGTTAGGACGTAGTTTTTTAAGAGCATTTGGCTTTGACCTAGTTCAAGTCAATGCAGCGTACCCAAGTAATGACCACAGTGTTATTGCGAATTCAATTAAAGAAGAATTTTTCGATGTATTTAGTAGTGGCCTCGGTGCCTTTAATGGCAAGACAATTTCCTTAAAACTAAGCAGCAAtgcaaatccaattttttttaaaccacgCCCCGTACCCTTGGCATGGAAAGACAAAATTGAAGCTAAGTTGAGTGATTTAGTAAAACAGGGTATGTTAGAGCAGGTAGACAATTCCGATTGGGGAACCCCTCTAGTTCCTATACTAAAATCGGATGGAGATATACGTGTATGTGCAGATTATAAAGTCACAATAAACAAATTTCTAGAGAACTTCCAATATCCACTACCAAGGATTGATGAAATTTTTGCTGCTCTTCAAGGCGGTGAAT from Eurosta solidaginis isolate ZX-2024a chromosome 3, ASM4086904v1, whole genome shotgun sequence includes these protein-coding regions:
- the LOC137243912 gene encoding uncharacterized protein isoform X1, with protein sequence MTPNPSDVVSTSNITLFQSASIPEFSPTQMSWDIWKERLEIHFCEVRCTDDNAKKVILLKSIGAEAYSVIHSLCSPSSPSSKAYKDLCEMMHTQFTPPTIIFHERRKFHVACRQDEETVAMWFARVKKLALNCKFGPNLDAFVLDKFIVGLPNEIFERICEEDEKLTIEQALRKALIVETKLASRTVGVKAAAHEDGAVNFVKKSAHSRQQTTRSSSNNNKTTGNSNSGKNNSNKKKPCCHCGWRNHEASACKYRESKCYKCGKTGHLASVCKSRQNKNNAVNCVSDSDHFLYTDTDNDCVFSNSIFSVQCTNNASGAYTLCVSINNTRVEAACDTGAPCTLIPSSLYQQIKEKSILRKCKVPYVDYSGERIAILEIHLIAQLVKHQQNFSLVEL
- the LOC137243912 gene encoding uncharacterized protein isoform X2; translation: MTPNPSDVVSTSNITLFQSASIPEFSPTQMSWDIWKERLEIHFCEVRCTDDNAKKVILLKSIGAEAYSVIHSLCSPSSPSSKAYKDLCEMMHTQFTPPTIIFHERRKFHVACRQDEETVAMWFARVKKLALNCKFGPNLDAFVLDKFIVGLPNEIFERICEEDEKLTIEQALRKALIVETKLASRTVGVKAAAHEDGAVNFVKKSAHSRQQTTRSSSNNNKTTGNSNSGKNNSNKKKPCCHCGWRNHEASACKYRESKCYKCGKTGHLASVCKSRQNKNNAVNCVSDSDHFLYTDTDNDCVFSNSIFSVQCTNNASGAYTLCVSINNTRVEAACDTGAPCTLIPSSLYQQIKEKSILRKCKVPYVDYSGERIAILDQSKDIQIK